In Halogeometricum sp. S1BR25-6, a single genomic region encodes these proteins:
- a CDS encoding YgaP family membrane protein — MQKNVGGYDRIARLVVGPLLVVFGAAAFGGVITVAAGTLGLALAGIALVVGSVLAVTGITQKCPLNRALGIDTYRGEAKTDAETPGRDAGRPS, encoded by the coding sequence ATGCAGAAGAACGTCGGTGGCTACGACCGCATCGCTCGACTCGTCGTCGGACCGCTCCTCGTCGTCTTCGGTGCTGCGGCGTTCGGCGGGGTGATCACCGTCGCGGCCGGGACGCTCGGTCTCGCCCTCGCGGGAATCGCCCTCGTCGTCGGTTCCGTCCTCGCGGTGACGGGCATCACGCAGAAGTGCCCGCTCAACCGCGCACTCGGAATCGACACGTACCGCGGTGAGGCGAAGACGGACGCGGAGACCCCCGGCCGGGACGCCGGCCGGCCGAGCTAA
- a CDS encoding protein-L-isoaspartate O-methyltransferase family protein: MDPAVLREDMVDGLEHGMDVAESVALAMRTVPRHEFVENAPYQNRDGDYEGSTVLSPANVARLLSALSADPDEDVLVVGAGVGYTAALLAEIVGETHVHAVDIDRTLVYAARSNLQSADASAVLVDCRDGAEGLPEYAPFDRILVEAAAIGPPERLVSQLAPDGRLVFPMGGPKQTLVSVDDAGEVVEKHGPVALEPLLVEGEQRSGLARNRTAREDAELDSDETGYFAPTGWEQEWIDWDERLSGRRRRYER, translated from the coding sequence ATGGACCCCGCGGTACTGCGAGAAGACATGGTCGACGGCCTCGAACACGGGATGGACGTGGCCGAGTCCGTCGCCCTCGCCATGCGAACCGTCCCGCGACACGAGTTCGTCGAGAACGCCCCGTATCAGAACCGCGACGGCGACTACGAGGGCTCGACGGTCCTCTCGCCGGCGAACGTCGCCCGACTCCTCTCGGCGCTCTCGGCGGACCCCGACGAGGACGTGCTCGTCGTCGGCGCGGGGGTCGGCTACACCGCCGCGCTGCTGGCCGAAATCGTCGGCGAGACGCACGTTCACGCCGTCGACATCGACCGCACGCTCGTTTACGCGGCCCGCTCGAACCTCCAGTCCGCGGACGCCTCGGCCGTCCTCGTCGACTGCCGCGACGGCGCCGAGGGACTCCCCGAGTACGCGCCGTTCGACCGCATTCTGGTCGAGGCGGCTGCCATCGGCCCGCCGGAGCGCCTCGTCTCGCAACTGGCGCCCGACGGTCGACTCGTCTTCCCGATGGGCGGCCCCAAACAGACGCTCGTGAGCGTCGACGACGCGGGCGAGGTGGTGGAAAAGCACGGTCCGGTCGCCCTCGAACCCCTCCTCGTCGAGGGCGAACAGCGGAGCGGCCTCGCCCGCAACCGGACGGCCCGTGAGGACGCCGAACTCGACAGCGACGAGACGGGCTACTTCGCGCCGACCGGGTGGGAGCAGGAGTGGATCGACTGGGACGAGCGGCTGAGCGGACGACGGCGACGATACGAGCGATAG
- a CDS encoding DUF7504 family protein — MSAELQPETFRRALLRMKQGGCSVLVSCEDDLCTKRASRRTLGSLPDYPRVVVTAEEDDETLGERLPRGVGVGSDSVSVVGFRNILDEASTPQAGADGLCDTVCDAVDTFGASGSLGPGELRLSVDSMAELTETVGDDRTVDLLGGVTDSVVGVRGMAYYHVDADDTPFRDSLAASCDAQVDVRAEDDKIYQRWHLPEHGSTRWLHL, encoded by the coding sequence ATGTCCGCGGAATTGCAACCGGAGACGTTCCGACGAGCGCTTCTCCGAATGAAGCAGGGCGGTTGTTCTGTTCTCGTTAGCTGCGAGGACGACCTATGTACGAAGCGAGCGAGTCGTCGGACGCTCGGGTCGCTCCCCGACTACCCGCGGGTCGTCGTGACGGCCGAGGAAGACGACGAGACGCTGGGAGAACGACTCCCCCGCGGCGTCGGCGTCGGCAGCGACTCCGTCTCCGTCGTCGGGTTCCGGAACATCCTCGACGAGGCGTCGACGCCGCAGGCCGGGGCCGACGGCCTGTGCGACACCGTCTGCGACGCCGTGGACACGTTCGGCGCGTCGGGGTCGCTGGGACCCGGCGAACTCCGCCTCAGCGTCGACTCGATGGCGGAACTCACCGAAACGGTCGGCGACGACCGGACCGTCGACCTCCTCGGCGGCGTCACCGACTCCGTGGTCGGCGTCCGCGGGATGGCCTACTACCACGTCGACGCCGACGACACCCCGTTCCGGGACTCGCTCGCGGCGTCCTGCGACGCGCAGGTCGACGTCCGCGCGGAGGACGACAAGATATACCAGCGCTGGCACCTCCCGGAGCACGGGTCGACCCGCTGGCTCCACCTGTAG
- a CDS encoding DUF7344 domain-containing protein has translation MGARETSAHDSAYDTHTSATRTDGDRSARRARISRDDAFHVLQDSRRRAVIRFLLAEGTDTPTPLSTLAAFVAAVKHDDSESTAVGEIGERVRVALHHSHLPMLADHGLVTYDHATRTVEPKPLLAALEPFLDDGLGAESDLTVDPDRVDGRDVGDAR, from the coding sequence ATGGGTGCCCGAGAAACCTCCGCACACGACTCGGCGTACGACACTCACACCTCCGCGACCCGAACCGACGGCGACCGCTCGGCCCGGCGTGCGCGCATCTCGCGCGACGACGCGTTCCACGTCCTCCAAGACAGTCGTCGTCGCGCGGTTATCCGTTTCCTCCTCGCCGAGGGAACGGACACCCCGACGCCGCTCTCGACGCTCGCCGCGTTCGTCGCGGCCGTCAAGCACGACGACAGCGAGTCGACGGCCGTCGGCGAAATCGGAGAGCGGGTACGCGTGGCGCTTCACCACTCGCACCTGCCGATGCTCGCGGACCACGGACTCGTCACCTACGACCACGCGACGCGAACGGTCGAACCGAAACCCCTCCTCGCGGCCCTGGAACCGTTCCTCGACGACGGACTCGGCGCCGAGTCCGACCTGACGGTCGACCCGGACCGAGTCGACGGACGCGACGTCGGCGACGCTCGCTAA
- a CDS encoding methyltransferase domain-containing protein encodes MPTRDRSSLDWEELFVLWAARRSGVLGALLDTAGTAESAAAEAGVAEPAARALVESLADLGYLRRVGGEYEITNRALGFLAKRDVRSIGRLPHALDLFDYWTALPETMRTGEAPDPPAEWTRNRLGAHAATDEARVRARVTAAVREAPAADRVLDVCGASGAYATEFAARGFETTLVDEPAAVDAAAPMLAHRDVRTVAAGVPGAADFEAGGPFDLAFAAEATSRFDPAENRTLLSAAFDALEPGGTLVVVDALRDGSPAAVRARVRALGVGRGDAYPEETYRSWLDAAGFVDTTVRPVPGDDRSAVVARRPERAVD; translated from the coding sequence ATGCCGACGCGAGACCGGTCGTCGCTCGATTGGGAGGAACTGTTCGTGCTGTGGGCCGCCCGGCGGAGCGGCGTCCTGGGGGCGCTCCTCGACACCGCAGGAACGGCCGAGTCGGCGGCCGCCGAGGCCGGCGTGGCCGAACCCGCCGCGCGCGCCCTCGTCGAGTCGCTCGCGGACCTCGGCTACCTCCGCCGGGTCGGCGGCGAGTACGAGATAACGAACCGCGCCCTCGGCTTCCTCGCCAAGCGCGACGTGCGCTCCATCGGCCGCCTGCCGCACGCGTTGGACCTGTTCGACTACTGGACCGCCCTCCCCGAGACGATGCGGACGGGCGAGGCGCCCGACCCGCCCGCGGAGTGGACGCGGAACCGACTGGGGGCGCACGCCGCGACGGACGAGGCGCGGGTGCGGGCGCGCGTCACCGCCGCCGTCCGCGAGGCGCCCGCGGCGGACCGCGTCCTCGACGTCTGCGGCGCCTCGGGCGCGTACGCGACGGAATTCGCCGCCCGCGGGTTCGAGACGACGCTCGTCGACGAACCGGCCGCCGTCGACGCCGCGGCGCCGATGCTCGCCCACCGGGACGTTCGGACCGTCGCGGCCGGCGTGCCCGGCGCGGCCGACTTCGAGGCCGGCGGGCCGTTCGACCTCGCGTTCGCGGCGGAGGCGACGAGCCGGTTCGACCCCGCGGAGAACCGGACGCTCCTGTCGGCCGCGTTCGACGCCCTCGAACCGGGCGGGACGCTCGTCGTCGTGGACGCCTTACGCGACGGGTCGCCCGCGGCCGTCCGAGCGCGGGTCCGCGCGCTGGGCGTCGGCCGCGGCGACGCCTACCCCGAGGAGACGTACCGCTCGTGGCTCGATGCGGCCGGGTTCGTCGACACGACGGTGCGCCCGGTACCCGGCGACGACCGCTCGGCCGTCGTCGCGCGCCGCCCCGAGCGTGCGGTTGATTAG
- a CDS encoding succinylglutamate desuccinylase/aspartoacylase family protein yields MISLGSASAAPGEADTGRLEVGEMRDGSPVGLPCAVINGASDGKTLYLQAASDGDELNGVGVVQRLFPRLAPSELSGQIFVVGIVNFHAFQVAQHRNPIDDTKMNRAYPGDSNGTSSERIAAATFDVAREADLIVDLHQGSTSQMIDEVRVRCGRHHRLHGDCLSLAKTFGCGYVLDQKGPDGQLARAGPDEGVPTIDPELGGCVGWDEESIRKGVRGVENVLHGYGFLDGSVETERQTRATGFDQYGAPAGGLVRFQKSLGERVSAGDVVFEVTDVFGSLKARVTADGSGIFWRSRRLPQVATGEYVCSVGTDVDSY; encoded by the coding sequence ATGATTTCGCTCGGCAGTGCGAGTGCGGCCCCCGGCGAGGCGGACACGGGCCGCCTCGAAGTGGGTGAGATGCGCGACGGGTCGCCCGTGGGGCTTCCCTGCGCCGTCATCAACGGCGCCTCCGACGGGAAGACGCTCTACCTGCAGGCGGCCTCGGACGGGGACGAACTGAACGGCGTCGGCGTCGTCCAACGGTTGTTTCCGCGCCTCGCCCCCTCGGAACTCTCCGGTCAGATATTCGTCGTCGGCATCGTCAACTTCCACGCCTTTCAGGTGGCCCAGCACCGGAACCCGATAGACGATACGAAGATGAACCGGGCGTACCCGGGCGACAGCAACGGCACCTCCTCGGAACGCATCGCGGCGGCGACGTTCGACGTCGCCCGGGAGGCGGACCTTATCGTCGACCTCCACCAGGGGTCGACCTCGCAGATGATCGACGAGGTTCGGGTTCGATGCGGCCGCCACCACCGCCTCCACGGCGACTGTCTCTCCCTCGCGAAGACGTTCGGGTGCGGCTACGTGTTGGACCAGAAGGGACCGGACGGCCAACTCGCCCGCGCCGGCCCCGACGAGGGCGTCCCGACCATCGACCCCGAACTCGGGGGCTGCGTCGGGTGGGACGAGGAGAGCATCCGCAAGGGCGTCCGCGGCGTCGAGAACGTCCTCCACGGCTACGGCTTCCTCGACGGTTCCGTCGAGACGGAACGGCAGACCCGCGCGACGGGGTTCGACCAGTACGGCGCGCCCGCCGGCGGCCTCGTCCGTTTCCAGAAGAGCCTCGGCGAACGGGTGTCGGCCGGCGACGTGGTGTTCGAGGTGACGGACGTGTTCGGCAGCCTCAAAGCCCGCGTCACCGCCGACGGGTCGGGCATCTTCTGGCGCTCCCGCCGCCTCCCGCAGGTCGCCACCGGCGAGTACGTCTGCTCCGTCGGCACCGACGTCGACAGCTACTGA
- a CDS encoding pyridoxal-phosphate dependent enzyme, with product MSLSSLSLRCSACGETYESAWTWRCDCGAPLDFLADPRPSRDAPDPRGFDDRRGLWSFADFLPVGPHVTLGEGMTPLADAPEWDASFKLEYVFPTGSFKDRGATTTLSVAAELGVETVVEDSSGNAGAAIATYAARAGIDAEIYVPASVKASKLRAIERAGATPVRVEGSREDVTDACVDAVERGEGWYASHAWNPAFFAGTATFAHEVAYQRGWSAPDAVVTPLGHGTLFLGAYRGFRALRDAGWIDEMPKLLGAQAAGYAPVAEELHGPSEGTNEAADGIQIREPARLGQILAAVDATDGDAIALSESAVEGELEELHRRGFYTEPTCAVAPAALREYRERGVLSPDDDVVVPLTGSGLKG from the coding sequence ATGTCCCTCTCTTCGCTCTCCCTCCGGTGCTCGGCGTGCGGCGAGACGTACGAGTCCGCGTGGACGTGGCGCTGTGACTGCGGCGCCCCCCTCGACTTCCTCGCGGACCCACGCCCCTCGCGCGACGCCCCGGACCCGCGCGGATTCGACGACCGGCGCGGCCTCTGGTCGTTCGCGGACTTCCTGCCCGTCGGCCCGCACGTCACCCTCGGCGAGGGGATGACGCCCCTCGCCGACGCCCCCGAGTGGGACGCCTCGTTCAAACTGGAGTACGTCTTCCCCACCGGGTCGTTCAAGGACCGCGGCGCGACGACGACGCTCTCCGTCGCCGCGGAACTCGGCGTCGAGACGGTCGTCGAGGACTCCTCCGGCAACGCGGGCGCCGCCATCGCCACCTACGCCGCCCGCGCCGGCATCGACGCCGAGATATACGTCCCGGCGTCGGTGAAGGCGTCGAAACTCCGGGCCATCGAACGCGCCGGCGCGACGCCGGTCCGCGTCGAGGGGTCCCGCGAGGACGTCACCGACGCCTGCGTCGACGCCGTCGAACGGGGGGAGGGCTGGTACGCCTCCCACGCGTGGAACCCGGCGTTCTTCGCCGGGACGGCCACGTTCGCCCACGAGGTGGCCTATCAGCGCGGGTGGTCCGCGCCCGACGCCGTCGTGACCCCCCTCGGCCACGGGACGCTCTTCCTCGGCGCCTACCGCGGCTTCCGCGCCCTCCGCGACGCCGGGTGGATAGACGAGATGCCGAAACTGCTGGGCGCGCAGGCGGCCGGCTACGCCCCCGTCGCCGAGGAGTTGCACGGGCCGAGCGAGGGGACGAACGAGGCTGCGGACGGCATCCAGATACGCGAACCGGCGCGCCTCGGGCAGATTCTCGCCGCCGTCGACGCCACCGACGGCGACGCCATCGCGCTCTCGGAGTCGGCGGTCGAAGGGGAGCTAGAAGAACTCCACCGCCGCGGCTTCTACACGGAACCCACCTGCGCCGTCGCGCCCGCCGCCCTCCGCGAGTACCGCGAGCGCGGCGTGCTGTCGCCGGACGACGACGTAGTGGTACCGCTCACGGGGAGCGGCCTGAAGGGCTGA
- a CDS encoding MFS transporter gives MARGETDDPDALSTFRQFFALDGDVLVLSAAMFAFSLGFQMTGRYMPRYLSVLGAGSVVIGLYGSFGNLISAVYPYPGGALSDRIGSRASLTAFGLASTVGFLVWAFADAFGTVTLPGFSLGAFGVDPVLLPVGIFLGLLLAQAWKSFGLGATFAIVKQSVPPDRLATGFASTETFRRTAFLLGPLFAAGVLSLFAFERGFRIVLVVAALFAAVATVAQHVLYDASEDGVGKSLEGVATVVSDLRGMPAALRPLLVGDTLVRFANGMVYVFFVIVVVEFLGVGLSVPSLGVTLSPDAFFGVLLAVEMAVALLTMVPVAKLARRVGLKPVVAVGFAVYAIFPVLLVNAPDSALVVTLLFAFSGLRFAGLPAHKALIVGPAEENAGGRVVGSYYLVRNAVTIPSAAVGGWLYARDPETAFLVATAVGVLGTGYFLAFGREFEAYT, from the coding sequence ATGGCACGCGGCGAAACCGACGACCCGGACGCGCTCTCGACGTTCCGCCAGTTCTTCGCCCTCGACGGCGACGTGCTCGTCCTCTCGGCGGCGATGTTCGCGTTCAGCCTCGGTTTCCAGATGACGGGGCGGTACATGCCGCGGTACCTGAGCGTCCTCGGCGCCGGCAGCGTCGTCATCGGTCTGTACGGGAGTTTCGGCAACCTCATCAGCGCCGTTTACCCTTACCCCGGCGGCGCGCTCTCGGACCGCATCGGGTCGCGGGCGTCGCTGACCGCGTTCGGCCTCGCCTCCACCGTCGGCTTCCTCGTCTGGGCGTTCGCCGACGCCTTCGGGACGGTGACCCTGCCCGGGTTCTCCCTCGGCGCGTTCGGCGTCGACCCCGTGCTGCTCCCGGTCGGCATCTTCCTCGGCCTGCTATTGGCGCAGGCGTGGAAGTCGTTCGGCCTCGGCGCGACGTTCGCCATCGTGAAGCAGAGCGTTCCCCCGGACCGCCTCGCAACGGGGTTCGCAAGCACCGAGACGTTCCGGCGCACCGCCTTCCTCCTCGGCCCCCTGTTCGCCGCCGGCGTCCTCTCGCTGTTCGCCTTCGAGCGCGGATTTCGAATCGTTCTCGTCGTCGCCGCCCTGTTCGCCGCCGTCGCGACGGTGGCCCAGCACGTCCTCTACGACGCGAGCGAGGACGGCGTCGGCAAGTCCCTCGAGGGCGTCGCCACCGTCGTCTCGGACCTGCGCGGGATGCCCGCGGCCCTCCGACCCCTGCTCGTCGGCGACACGCTGGTCCGCTTCGCCAACGGAATGGTGTACGTCTTCTTCGTCATCGTCGTCGTCGAGTTCCTCGGCGTCGGCCTCTCCGTCCCGTCGCTCGGCGTGACGCTCTCGCCGGACGCCTTCTTCGGCGTCCTCCTCGCCGTCGAGATGGCCGTCGCCCTGCTGACGATGGTACCGGTGGCGAAACTCGCCCGCCGGGTCGGCCTCAAGCCCGTCGTGGCCGTCGGATTCGCGGTCTACGCGATATTCCCGGTGCTCCTCGTCAACGCCCCCGACAGCGCACTCGTCGTGACGCTGCTGTTCGCCTTCTCGGGGCTCCGGTTCGCCGGCCTGCCCGCGCACAAGGCGCTCATCGTCGGCCCCGCCGAGGAGAACGCCGGCGGGCGCGTCGTCGGCTCCTACTACCTCGTCCGCAACGCCGTCACCATCCCGTCGGCGGCCGTCGGCGGGTGGCTCTACGCCAGAGACCCCGAGACGGCGTTCCTCGTCGCGACGGCGGTGGGAGTGCTCGGGACGGGCTACTTCCTCGCGTTCGGCCGCGAGTTCGAGGCCTACACCTGA